TGGGCTTCGATGGTGTCGCAGCCCAGTGTGCTCTGCGGAACCCGGGTCAAGATGTCCCGGCCCCAGGCACGGTTACCGGCCAGATCGGGGTCGGTATTGGGGGTGTTGGTGAACTTTCGCTCTCCCGAAGCGTATTCGTCGACCTTCGCAGCAGCAGCCTCGGCGTCGTACGTGCGGCGATCCTGGTTGCGGTTCGGCGTGGGAACGACGTCACCAATTTCCTCCAGGGAGGCCAGGAAGCGGTCTGTCTCACGCTTGAAGAGGGCTTCGTTGTCGTCGAGTTCGAAGACGGCGGACATGAAGTTCTCCTGGCTGGCTCCTTCTTCAAGCCGACGGATCAGGTAGGAGATCGCCACGTCGAATTCCCCGGGGTGGACCACCGGGGTGTAGAGCAGCAAGGATCCGACGTCGGCCTTCACGGCGGCCGCCTGCCCGGTGGCCATGCCCAACAGCATTTCGAAGTCGATGCCTTCGGAAATGCCGCGGGCCTTGGCCAGCAGGTGGGCCAGAGCGACGTCGAAGAGGTTGTGTCCGGCGATGCCCAAGTGCACATTGGCCGTGTGCTCGGGGCGCAACGCGTAGTCGATGACCGCCTTATAAGAAGTGTCAGTGGCCTGTTTAGAATGCCAGGTCGCTGCCGGCCAGCCGTGGATGTCGGCTTCCATGATCTCCATGGGCAGATTGGCGCCCTTGACCAGGCGCACCTTCACCGGTGCGCCACCGGCCGCCACACGTTCGGCGGCGAACTCCTGCAATTCGATCATCGCCGGGAGGGCATCGGGCAGGTAAGCCTGCAGCACGATGCCACCTTCGACATCGCGGAACTCAGGCAGGGCCATGAGCCGTTTGAACACGGCCATGGTCAAGTCCAGGTCCTTGTATTCCTCCATGTCCAGGTTGATGAACTTACGCGGGGACGAGTCGCGGGCCTGCCGGTAAATCGGGGCCAGCTTCTCCACGATGTTCCCGACGGCTTCGTCGAAGTCCCAGTGGTTGTGCGGGGCGACGCTCGAGGAGACCTTGACGGAGACATAGTCGACATCCGGGCGACGCAGCAGCCGGGAAATGCCCTCAAGCCGGCGGCCGGCCTCCTTCTCACCGAGGATGGCCTCACCGAGCAGGTTGATGTTCAGCCGCACGTCCTTCTTTTGGATCTTCTCGATGGCGGGGCCGAGCTTGGCATCGGTGGCATCGACGATCAGGTGGCCGACCATTGCCCGCAGGACGCGCCGGGCGATCGGGATCACCAGACCGGGGACGAGCGGGGCGATGACCCCACCAAGGACGACGGCGGAGCGCATGTACCAGGGCAGGAACCCGGGGACCTTAGGGGCCAGGGCACGCAGATTGCGGGCGGCGACATGCAGGTCTTCAGGGCGGATCACGCGGTCGACGAAGCCCACAGTGAAGTCTAAGCCGTTGGGATCCTTCAAGACCCCGGCCAGTTGACGGGCCGACGCATCGACAGGCTGTTTGGAGCCCTCGCTCAGCCAGTGGCGGACCAGGGCGACGGCATCGTCGGCCAGATCCTTCGGGGAAACGGTGTTCGTCCCGGCGGACGGGGAAGTAGTGGTCACGTCGGTGGTGCTCCTAGCAGGAAACGACCGGTGGGAAACCGGCCTGCGCGACATGGGGCAGAGTCCCCCATGACTTAAGTATCCACCTCCCATGGGTTAAGGAAAAGCCACGAATAATGAGAAATCGTCTTGTTGGAGGTCAGGAGGTTGCGCCTATCGCGGGAATTGAGCATCCGCGGCACGGTCTCCGGAGTCGCTGCCACCCTGAATTTCAATCCCGCGAACGCAGCTTCGAGCAGCAGCTCTCACTGCTCGAGGAGGAACCCGGTGTTGTCTTGTTGCGACGCAGTGGACGGAAGCTGGCCCTCACACCGCAGGCCCAGATGCTCGTCGCCCACACGACCGAGCTGCTCGCGGCACTGGAACGCGCCGAAGCCACGCTGTCCAGCACAC
This region of Arthrobacter roseus genomic DNA includes:
- a CDS encoding LysR family transcriptional regulator codes for the protein MRNRLVGGQEVAPIAGIEHPRHGLRSRCHPEFQSRERSFEQQLSLLEEEPGVVLLRRSGRKLALTPQAQMLVAHTTELLAALERAEATLSSTLPTISGTVHLTMFQSTVLALMPATPGNLARRTSRHPRRDHPIRT